From a single Streptomyces liliifuscus genomic region:
- a CDS encoding SpoIIE family protein phosphatase has translation MHHDGRALAGVSEPRESRAGADDNGSRPPLPKAAASDRSLTFAGVALAAVYVHDAGNGDLRLVETAGRATSRYLPPERLPLSGDSPAAHAFRTDRPLWLDLAELAPRSGGRDSEGWISEGRLSGDRISEDGPTPPTAQSPQAQAQAQAQQAQTQQAQAPQPQSPQSQEQQAQAPPAEAPLAALPLGTEGRRLGCLVVVGASPVGFEAEQRRFLERYAEAIAGLLRTEADRPAPSALLSPALRSLGVGSFVLMPDTGLIEADEALLELVGITPDDFDGKVDTLLAHALPEDMHALISVLEPSTEAFGRRELEFRVRRPTGGMRWLSLTCRVVASTDGRPEQVLGVVTATSVLRQSADDVSRIQWLTAALDDATTVHDVGRVVVTALREPLGADRVALAELRDDRLMVTVLDPPQPDAWPETWRSEWRSEWPDAPVSALPTLQLALRDGRMNLWSAGTALEPALAGVGAGGLAVLPLPAKGRVAGVCLVGWDEPHDFVPEERSLFTATAALVGQALNRAHAHDAEQELATMLQRSLLPRRLPQLPGGTAVARYLPARRGLQVGGDWYDVIALSEDRVALVIGDVQGHSAGAATIMGQMRTAVRAYAVEGHPPDVVVSRANRLLVGMETDLFATCCYAELDLEEGNTLFVRAGHLAPLIRHPDGRTEEVQVEGGLPLGILAEAEFPMTAVALSPGSVLALVTDGLVEAADLPLDEGMRRTRSALAAADPVDPGRMADELLGGVDRREDDVALLLLRYDGMKSRPIRAGWAVWRLPDAVMHARRFTARTLRKWKVEDVADAVLLVVSELVTNALVHTQGPVRVDLMLRGDRLRVCVTDSSPRAPAKPVSVDWESTGGRGLLLVEAMSDSFGSMPVADGKQVWSEIVVPQGEPTPADPEPGTEQGAAP, from the coding sequence ATGCATCATGACGGCCGCGCCCTGGCCGGAGTCTCGGAGCCGCGGGAGTCCCGGGCCGGCGCCGACGACAACGGTTCACGGCCACCTCTGCCGAAGGCCGCCGCGAGCGACAGATCCCTGACGTTCGCCGGAGTGGCGTTGGCGGCGGTCTATGTGCACGATGCCGGGAACGGCGATCTCCGGCTGGTGGAGACGGCCGGACGCGCCACGTCCCGGTATCTGCCGCCGGAGCGACTGCCCCTGTCCGGCGACTCACCGGCGGCGCACGCCTTCCGCACCGACCGGCCGCTGTGGCTGGACCTCGCGGAACTCGCTCCCCGCTCGGGGGGCCGGGACTCCGAAGGCTGGATTTCCGAGGGAAGGCTTTCCGGGGACCGGATCTCCGAGGACGGGCCGACGCCGCCGACGGCACAGTCGCCGCAGGCGCAGGCGCAGGCGCAGGCGCAGCAAGCACAAACACAGCAGGCGCAAGCGCCGCAGCCGCAGTCCCCGCAGTCACAGGAGCAGCAAGCTCAGGCGCCGCCGGCGGAGGCGCCGCTCGCCGCCCTGCCGCTCGGGACCGAGGGCAGGCGGCTGGGCTGCCTCGTCGTCGTGGGAGCGTCCCCGGTCGGCTTCGAGGCCGAGCAGCGGCGCTTCCTGGAGCGGTACGCCGAGGCGATCGCCGGACTGCTCCGGACCGAGGCCGACCGCCCCGCCCCGTCGGCGCTGCTGAGCCCCGCCCTGCGGAGTCTGGGCGTCGGTTCGTTCGTGCTGATGCCGGACACCGGCCTGATCGAGGCGGACGAGGCGCTTCTTGAACTGGTCGGCATCACACCGGACGACTTCGACGGCAAGGTGGACACCCTGCTCGCGCACGCGCTCCCGGAGGACATGCACGCGCTGATCTCGGTGCTGGAACCGTCCACGGAGGCGTTCGGCCGCCGGGAGCTGGAGTTCCGTGTCCGCCGTCCCACCGGTGGAATGCGCTGGCTGAGCCTGACCTGCCGGGTGGTGGCGAGCACCGACGGCCGTCCGGAGCAGGTGCTGGGCGTGGTGACGGCGACCTCGGTGCTGCGGCAGAGCGCCGACGACGTGTCCAGGATCCAGTGGCTGACCGCCGCGCTCGACGACGCGACAACGGTCCATGACGTCGGCCGGGTCGTGGTCACCGCCCTGCGCGAGCCGCTCGGCGCCGACCGGGTGGCACTCGCCGAGCTGCGGGACGACCGGCTCATGGTCACCGTGCTCGACCCGCCCCAGCCCGACGCCTGGCCCGAGACATGGCGTTCCGAGTGGCGTTCGGAGTGGCCCGACGCACCGGTCAGCGCCCTGCCCACCCTTCAACTGGCGCTGCGGGACGGCCGGATGAACCTGTGGTCCGCCGGCACGGCCCTCGAACCGGCGCTCGCGGGCGTCGGCGCCGGAGGCCTGGCCGTGCTGCCGCTTCCCGCCAAGGGCCGGGTCGCGGGCGTGTGCCTGGTCGGCTGGGACGAGCCCCACGACTTCGTCCCCGAGGAGCGTTCCCTGTTCACCGCCACCGCGGCACTGGTCGGACAGGCCCTCAACCGCGCGCACGCGCACGACGCCGAGCAGGAACTCGCGACGATGCTGCAGCGCAGTCTGCTGCCCCGGCGCCTCCCGCAGCTGCCCGGAGGGACAGCCGTCGCCCGCTATCTGCCCGCCCGGCGAGGGCTGCAGGTGGGCGGTGACTGGTACGACGTCATCGCCCTGTCCGAGGACCGGGTGGCGCTGGTCATCGGAGACGTACAGGGACACAGCGCCGGAGCCGCGACGATCATGGGCCAGATGCGGACCGCGGTCAGGGCCTACGCGGTCGAGGGCCACCCGCCCGACGTGGTGGTCTCACGCGCCAACCGGCTCCTCGTCGGCATGGAGACCGATCTGTTCGCCACCTGCTGCTACGCCGAACTGGACCTGGAGGAGGGCAACACCCTCTTCGTCCGGGCCGGGCACCTCGCACCGCTGATCCGACATCCCGACGGCAGGACCGAGGAGGTGCAGGTCGAGGGCGGGCTCCCGCTCGGCATCCTCGCGGAGGCCGAATTCCCCATGACCGCCGTCGCGTTGAGCCCCGGCTCGGTGCTCGCCCTGGTCACCGACGGGCTGGTCGAGGCGGCCGACCTGCCCCTGGACGAAGGCATGCGGCGCACACGCAGCGCCCTCGCCGCCGCCGATCCCGTGGATCCGGGGCGGATGGCGGACGAACTGCTCGGCGGTGTCGACCGTCGTGAGGACGACGTGGCGCTCCTGCTGCTGCGCTACGACGGCATGAAGTCCCGGCCGATCCGGGCCGGTTGGGCGGTCTGGCGGCTGCCCGACGCCGTCATGCACGCCCGCCGGTTCACCGCGCGCACGCTGCGCAAGTGGAAGGTCGAGGACGTGGCCGACGCGGTGCTGCTGGTCGTGTCCGAACTCGTCACCAACGCCCTGGTGCACACCCAGGGCCCGGTACGCGTCGATCTGATGCTCCGCGGGGACCGGCTCCGGGTCTGTGTGACCGACTCCTCGCCGCGCGCGCCCGCCAAGCCGGTGAGCGTGGACTGGGAGTCGACCGGCGGTCGCGGCCTCCTCCTGGTCGAGGCGATGTCGGACTCCTTCGGTTCGATGCCGGTGGCCGACGGCAAGCAGGTGTGGAGCGAGATCGTGGTCCCGCAGGGCGAGCCGACTCCCGCGGACCCGGAGCCCGGGACGGAACAAGGGGCCGCGCCATGA
- a CDS encoding sugar ABC transporter substrate-binding protein codes for MKACIRGAAIAMTVISTVVALEACGQDAGDDSDTGNALSIGVLLPDSTTARWETQDRPFLQKRITELCDDCAVENANAKGDVAIQQEQMDSMLTKGVDAIVLVAVDARSLRPAVRKADEAGVPVIAYDRLAEGPIAGYVSFDGEEVGRLQGRALLTAMGDRAPDDQIVMMNGDPSDPNAVSFKKGALSVLQGRVRIGEAYDTLQWRTETAHMNMSAAIAALGVENIDGVYAANDGLAAGCISALKANKVAPLPPVTGQDAELGAVRRIVGGDQYMTVYKPFAPEASAGAAMAVAAARHESLDRVAKGEVTPRGGHTVPAVLLTPVSVTVDTIKDTLVKDGVYTVEQICTPQLGAACGRAGLT; via the coding sequence ATGAAGGCCTGCATCCGGGGCGCGGCCATCGCCATGACCGTGATCTCGACGGTTGTTGCCCTGGAGGCCTGCGGGCAGGACGCCGGGGACGACTCCGACACCGGCAACGCGCTGAGCATCGGCGTGCTGCTCCCGGACTCCACCACAGCCCGCTGGGAGACACAGGACCGGCCGTTCCTCCAGAAGAGGATCACGGAACTGTGCGACGACTGCGCGGTCGAGAACGCCAATGCCAAGGGCGACGTGGCCATCCAGCAGGAGCAGATGGACTCGATGCTCACCAAGGGGGTCGACGCCATCGTCCTCGTGGCCGTGGACGCCAGATCGCTGCGCCCCGCGGTCAGGAAGGCGGACGAGGCGGGCGTCCCGGTCATCGCCTACGACCGTCTCGCCGAGGGTCCCATCGCGGGCTATGTCTCCTTCGACGGCGAGGAGGTCGGCAGACTCCAGGGCAGGGCACTGCTCACAGCGATGGGTGACAGGGCGCCCGACGACCAGATCGTCATGATGAACGGCGATCCCAGCGACCCCAACGCGGTGTCGTTCAAGAAGGGCGCGCTGTCCGTGCTCCAGGGACGGGTGAGGATCGGCGAGGCGTACGACACCCTCCAGTGGAGGACGGAGACCGCGCACATGAACATGTCCGCCGCGATCGCGGCCCTCGGTGTCGAGAACATCGACGGGGTGTACGCCGCCAACGACGGCCTCGCCGCCGGCTGCATCTCCGCCCTCAAGGCGAACAAGGTCGCCCCGCTGCCCCCGGTCACCGGGCAGGACGCCGAGCTCGGAGCCGTACGGCGCATCGTCGGCGGCGATCAGTACATGACCGTCTACAAGCCCTTCGCGCCCGAGGCCTCCGCCGGCGCCGCCATGGCCGTGGCCGCGGCCCGCCACGAGAGCCTCGACCGGGTCGCCAAGGGCGAGGTGACACCCCGCGGCGGGCACACTGTTCCGGCCGTCCTGCTCACCCCGGTGTCCGTGACGGTCGACACGATCAAGGACACCCTGGTGAAGGACGGCGTGTACACGGTCGAGCAGATCTGCACCCCCCAGCTCGGGGCCGCCTGCGGCAGGGCCGGTCTCACCTGA
- a CDS encoding ATP-binding cassette domain-containing protein, producing MVSVTGPPLLALRGVCKRFGVIEVLDDIELEIHAGQVVALLGDNGAGKSTLVKVISGVSPADKGSIEWEGRAVHIRRPHDARDLGIAAVYQDLALCGNLDVVGNLFLGQEIRRLGFLDEVEMERRTRSLLDRLTRGIPDLRAPVVSLSSGQRQTVAIARSLLGDPRVLLLDEPTAALGFEQTSEVLDLVDQLRDRGLGVLLISHNMGDIKALADRAAVLRLGRNNGFFDVNTASQEQIISSITGATENVPRRTASQEAGW from the coding sequence ATGGTTTCCGTGACGGGTCCCCCCTTGCTGGCACTGCGCGGCGTCTGCAAACGCTTCGGCGTCATCGAGGTCCTCGACGACATCGAGCTGGAGATCCACGCCGGGCAGGTCGTCGCTCTGCTGGGCGACAACGGGGCGGGCAAGTCCACCCTGGTCAAGGTGATCTCCGGGGTCTCCCCCGCGGACAAGGGCTCCATCGAGTGGGAGGGCCGGGCGGTCCACATCAGGCGTCCCCACGACGCCCGGGACCTCGGCATCGCGGCCGTCTACCAGGACCTCGCGCTGTGCGGGAACCTCGACGTCGTCGGCAATCTGTTCCTCGGGCAGGAGATCCGCAGGCTCGGCTTCCTCGACGAGGTGGAGATGGAGCGCCGCACCAGAAGCCTGCTGGACCGTCTGACCCGGGGCATCCCCGATCTGCGTGCCCCCGTCGTCTCGCTGTCCAGCGGTCAGCGGCAGACGGTCGCCATCGCCCGTTCGCTGCTCGGCGACCCGCGGGTCCTCCTCCTGGACGAACCGACCGCGGCACTGGGATTCGAGCAGACCAGCGAGGTCCTGGACCTCGTCGACCAGCTGCGTGACCGAGGTCTGGGCGTCCTGCTCATCAGCCACAACATGGGTGACATCAAGGCCCTCGCGGACCGGGCGGCCGTCCTGCGGCTCGGCCGCAACAACGGCTTCTTCGACGTGAACACCGCGTCCCAGGAACAGATCATCTCCTCCATCACCGGCGCCACGGAGAACGTGCCCCGCCGGACGGCCTCCCAGGAGGCGGGGTGGTGA